From the genome of Rhodohalobacter mucosus, one region includes:
- a CDS encoding YceI family protein produces the protein MKYRLQSVLFFAVLFFAAGTINGSLIAQIEYVPQDSSRLWIAGQSNVNQFECESREHRGEAIIFQTTTITGDTVTVDEDATKIMLEIDVEGIECGRNRMNRDLRNALKADDYPNITFVFNEIVSISENGHSNSVELEVNGLLTIAGVTREVNVHLTGYTLDDNRVRAEGSKEILMTDFGVEPPTAMLGLVKADNELTVHFDLIAARKAD, from the coding sequence ATGAAATACCGGCTTCAATCTGTCCTGTTTTTTGCGGTTCTCTTTTTTGCCGCAGGTACTATAAACGGGTCGCTTATTGCGCAGATCGAATATGTTCCGCAGGACAGCAGCCGGCTTTGGATTGCAGGGCAATCGAACGTGAATCAGTTTGAATGTGAATCACGTGAGCATCGTGGTGAAGCCATCATCTTTCAAACCACAACAATCACCGGGGATACGGTAACTGTGGATGAAGACGCCACGAAAATCATGCTCGAAATAGATGTTGAGGGCATTGAGTGCGGACGCAACAGAATGAACCGTGATCTTCGCAATGCGCTCAAAGCGGATGACTATCCGAATATCACCTTCGTGTTTAATGAAATTGTAAGCATTAGTGAAAACGGGCATTCAAATTCCGTTGAGCTGGAGGTGAACGGGTTACTGACGATAGCGGGTGTAACCAGGGAGGTGAATGTGCATCTCACCGGATATACACTCGATGATAACAGAGTCCGGGCCGAAGGCAGCAAGGAGATTCTTATGACAGATTTCGGAGTTGAACCGCCTACGGCGATGTTGGGACTGGTAAAAGCTGACAATGAATTAACCGTGCATTTTGATCTTATCGCCGCAAGAAAAGCTGATTGA
- a CDS encoding response regulator: MSTNKLIYIVDDHPLMRKGLAMTLEKEVGFEVCGQAESAETALTEILKLKPDAAVIDISLPGMNGIELVKNLLHQMPELKILIVSRHDEELYAERALRAGAKGYLMKLEAVEVLVSAVHQILNGGIYLSEKIGNKLLMKLATGNASKSDNPLDLLSDRELEVFEMTGKGLSTKDIGEKLHISVKTVESHRANIKEKLHIDSANELMRHAVKWVEESSK; the protein is encoded by the coding sequence ATGAGCACAAACAAGCTAATATATATCGTAGATGATCATCCCCTGATGCGCAAAGGCCTGGCGATGACACTGGAAAAAGAGGTAGGATTTGAAGTTTGCGGCCAGGCGGAATCAGCTGAAACAGCCCTTACCGAGATTCTGAAACTTAAACCTGACGCAGCGGTCATCGATATCAGCCTGCCCGGAATGAACGGCATCGAACTGGTTAAAAACCTCCTCCACCAGATGCCCGAACTCAAGATATTGATTGTATCGCGGCATGATGAAGAGCTCTACGCTGAACGGGCACTCCGTGCGGGAGCAAAAGGATACCTGATGAAACTGGAAGCTGTAGAGGTGCTTGTAAGCGCTGTACACCAGATATTGAACGGAGGTATTTATCTGAGTGAAAAGATTGGCAATAAGCTGCTGATGAAGCTGGCTACCGGCAATGCTTCAAAAAGCGACAATCCTCTCGATCTGCTCAGCGACCGTGAGCTGGAGGTGTTCGAAATGACCGGAAAAGGCCTCTCTACGAAAGATATTGGGGAGAAACTGCATATTTCCGTCAAAACCGTTGAAAGCCATCGGGCCAATATCAAGGAGAAACTGCATATCGACTCCGCCAATGAACTGATGAGGCATGCTGTGAAATGGGTGGAAGAAAGCTCAAAATAA
- a CDS encoding PAS domain S-box protein — translation MNTLLAGYKGESYTILKNALKRRQHTVTSGEPDEQLLEELSRRNYPLIILSDFSEEALQFSRNIRALESGKRYTIIAVISVDHLDQIHRLLDADVDQYIVESLFDEQRLDVRLAFAEKMARNKEGQYLIEQKLKESEARSRSILRTTVDAIITIDDRGTIRTFNRAAEKLFQYTASEVIGKNVHVLMPQPYRREHDDYMENYHKTGNRKIIGIGRDVTGKRKDGSTFPMYLAVSEVNVNGQRLYTGIIRNITEQRRLEQEVLRISEHERRRIGQDLHDGLGQMLTGISLINRNIAHSLHEENHPLAGEIDEITNLIKEADEFARNLSRGLIPVEFEGDGFNAALERLVQNAERLLNISCTLTLGSNIHFDDNTSLTHLYRIAQEATSNAVKHGNASEVHITLRANDEKLTLRIDDNGTGFAPDWDEKKGLGVRIMMFRARLIGANVEISDSHLGGASILVTLLHVGSTYSIKD, via the coding sequence ATGAATACACTCCTGGCCGGATATAAAGGCGAATCATATACGATTCTGAAAAATGCCCTCAAGCGACGGCAGCACACCGTTACATCCGGAGAACCGGATGAACAGTTGTTGGAGGAGCTTTCCCGCCGGAATTACCCCCTTATTATTTTAAGTGACTTTTCGGAAGAGGCCCTGCAGTTCAGCCGGAATATCCGCGCTCTCGAAAGCGGTAAGCGATACACCATTATTGCCGTGATATCGGTTGATCATCTGGATCAAATACACCGGCTGCTTGACGCAGACGTGGATCAGTATATTGTGGAGTCTCTGTTTGACGAGCAGAGGCTGGATGTAAGGCTTGCTTTCGCCGAGAAGATGGCCCGAAACAAGGAGGGTCAGTATCTCATTGAGCAGAAGTTGAAGGAGAGTGAAGCCCGGTCGCGAAGTATCCTGCGCACCACCGTGGACGCCATTATTACAATTGATGACCGGGGAACGATCCGTACCTTCAATCGTGCGGCCGAAAAGCTTTTTCAATACACGGCATCCGAAGTGATAGGTAAAAATGTTCATGTTCTCATGCCGCAGCCTTATCGCCGTGAACATGATGATTATATGGAGAACTATCACAAAACGGGTAATCGAAAGATTATCGGAATCGGACGCGACGTAACAGGAAAAAGAAAAGACGGAAGCACATTCCCGATGTACCTGGCCGTAAGCGAGGTAAATGTGAACGGACAGCGTCTCTACACGGGAATCATTCGCAATATCACTGAACAGCGAAGGCTGGAGCAGGAAGTTTTGCGTATCAGTGAGCATGAACGGCGGCGGATCGGCCAGGATCTGCACGATGGCCTCGGCCAGATGCTAACCGGAATAAGCCTGATAAACCGCAATATTGCTCATTCCCTGCATGAAGAAAACCATCCGCTGGCCGGTGAGATCGATGAGATCACAAATCTTATTAAAGAGGCGGATGAATTTGCAAGAAATCTATCGCGCGGCCTGATCCCCGTTGAATTTGAAGGAGATGGTTTTAATGCAGCGCTTGAACGACTGGTGCAAAATGCGGAAAGGCTGCTGAATATTTCGTGTACACTGACCCTGGGCAGCAACATTCATTTTGATGACAACACCAGCCTGACCCATCTTTATCGGATTGCCCAGGAAGCAACCAGTAATGCGGTAAAACACGGAAATGCCAGCGAGGTTCACATAACGCTCCGGGCCAACGACGAAAAACTTACGCTTCGTATCGACGACAACGGTACCGGATTTGCTCCGGACTGGGATGAGAAAAAAGGTCTCGGCGTTCGGATTATGATGTTCCGTGCACGCCTGATCGGTGCAAATGTGGAAATCAGTGACAGCCACCTGGGCGGGGCTTCCATACTGGTTACCCTGCTGCATGTAGGATCAACTTATTCTATTAAAGACTAA
- a CDS encoding UDP-2,3-diacylglucosamine diphosphatase: MNKRPLDIAVISDVHLGTVGCHALELLQYLNSIDPKMIILNGDFVDIWNFRKYYWPESHMMVLRTLLTMMTNGTDIYYLTGNHDEVLRKVSSLQLGPFFIRDKLILELKGEKVWIFHGDIFDITMKQSKWIAKAGSHGYDLLILLNRFINKISEQMGRGKLSLSKKIKDSVKKAVRFIDDFETTAIDLAIDQGYDYVICGHIHQPKIRGYENENGSVIYMNSGDWIENLTALEYDGDEWNLYKYNEEEFLGQQRIEKWLERKRDSRSKEVIIG; this comes from the coding sequence ATGAATAAACGACCTCTCGATATTGCGGTAATATCCGATGTACATCTTGGCACGGTCGGCTGCCATGCACTCGAACTGCTTCAATACCTGAATTCCATTGATCCAAAAATGATCATCCTTAACGGTGACTTTGTGGATATCTGGAACTTCCGAAAGTACTACTGGCCCGAATCGCATATGATGGTTCTGCGAACCCTTCTCACGATGATGACAAACGGCACCGACATCTATTATCTCACGGGTAATCATGACGAAGTACTCCGGAAAGTTTCCAGTCTGCAGCTGGGCCCCTTTTTCATCAGGGATAAACTCATCCTGGAACTAAAGGGAGAAAAAGTCTGGATTTTTCATGGCGACATATTTGATATCACCATGAAGCAGAGTAAGTGGATTGCCAAAGCGGGAAGCCATGGATACGACCTGCTCATTCTGCTCAACCGTTTCATCAACAAAATTTCTGAACAAATGGGCCGCGGAAAGCTCTCCCTGTCGAAAAAGATTAAAGACAGCGTAAAAAAAGCAGTTCGTTTTATTGATGATTTTGAAACCACCGCGATTGATTTGGCGATAGACCAGGGCTATGATTACGTAATATGCGGCCATATTCATCAGCCAAAGATACGGGGTTATGAAAATGAAAACGGGTCCGTGATCTACATGAACTCGGGCGACTGGATAGAAAACCTGACCGCACTCGAATATGACGGAGATGAGTGGAATCTCTATAAATACAACGAAGAGGAGTTTCTCGGCCAGCAGCGCATTGAAAAGTGGCTGGAGCGAAAACGTGACAGCAGAAGCAAGGAGGTGATTATAGGATGA
- a CDS encoding OsmC family protein yields the protein MAENHKKKIVHVHIGRENYKTTLTAGNHELLSDEPESKGGGDEGPDPYDYLLMSLGSCTVITLKMYADRKGWPVEDMYVELRHFKDHAEDCTDCKDPKAKIDKIEKEITIKGDLDQDQLNRLLEISKKCPVHKTLLGQMEIDSVIESG from the coding sequence ATGGCAGAAAATCATAAAAAAAAGATTGTACATGTTCACATAGGCAGGGAAAACTATAAAACCACTCTTACTGCGGGAAATCATGAGCTTTTGTCTGATGAGCCGGAATCAAAAGGGGGTGGCGATGAAGGGCCGGATCCGTACGACTATCTGTTGATGTCGCTCGGTTCATGTACGGTAATTACACTCAAGATGTATGCCGATCGGAAAGGATGGCCGGTTGAGGATATGTATGTGGAGTTAAGGCACTTTAAGGATCATGCGGAAGACTGTACCGACTGTAAGGATCCCAAGGCTAAAATCGACAAGATTGAGAAAGAGATTACGATAAAGGGAGATCTGGATCAGGATCAGTTAAACAGGCTCCTGGAAATTTCCAAAAAATGTCCGGTTCACAAAACATTGCTTGGACAGATGGAGATCGATTCGGTTATTGAATCCGGATGA
- a CDS encoding YceI family protein, whose product MYFKLITTTLLAFVFLTGSLLAQNASDTTDTQERTLTVQGTPQMKIDGTSNIRDWDADITEMDATLVLQDGDELSLETLTPESFKSLEITIPVEHIESGSRGLTKNIHKYLKEDDYPNITFTLSRITDIVRENGTALITAEGVITAAGKENPATMTVTASMNPDGSINFSGEQQLLMTSFDIDPPTAILGTVRADDEFLVLYDVSFN is encoded by the coding sequence ATGTATTTCAAATTGATTACAACCACACTTCTCGCATTCGTTTTCCTTACGGGATCATTACTTGCACAGAATGCATCAGATACAACAGATACCCAGGAAAGAACCCTGACCGTTCAGGGCACTCCGCAAATGAAAATTGACGGTACGTCCAATATCCGTGATTGGGATGCAGATATCACTGAGATGGATGCAACCCTGGTGCTACAGGACGGAGATGAGCTTTCACTCGAAACCCTGACACCGGAATCCTTCAAAAGCCTGGAGATAACCATACCGGTTGAACATATTGAATCGGGCTCACGCGGTCTTACAAAGAATATTCACAAGTATCTGAAAGAAGATGATTATCCGAATATCACCTTCACATTAAGTCGTATTACCGATATCGTGCGTGAAAACGGTACAGCTCTGATCACCGCTGAAGGTGTGATTACCGCTGCCGGGAAAGAGAACCCTGCTACTATGACCGTTACTGCCAGCATGAACCCTGACGGATCCATCAATTTCAGCGGAGAACAGCAGCTGCTGATGACAAGCTTTGACATTGATCCGCCTACTGCAATTTTGGGAACCGTTCGTGCCGATGACGAATTTCTTGTTCTATATGATGTGAGCTTCAATTGA
- a CDS encoding glycosyltransferase family protein: MMKILYGIQGTGHGHISRAREIVPLLAEKAELDILISGTNCKMTLDGKTAIRKQGISLAYNSKGSVSYLKTALGIQPIRFLQDIWSTDPSHYDLVISDYEPVTAWASRTCGTPSIALSHQASFLSEKSPRPSKKSVLAEQILKNFAPCDIPIGFHFRRYDSFILPPVIRSEVKELQPEEGDHITVYLPAFDPDELTGILGKIRETKWHLFSPACDKPYQNGIVNVFPVGNKPFLESLGKSRGVITSAGFETCAEAMYLEKKLFVIPIRNQYEQLCNAASLKEMGVTVADTSDSGFVSTLRNWLRSATSVALPEAADIPDLRNTLFGFADAPPVSGQQVRLDSVAADAI; encoded by the coding sequence ATGATGAAGATACTCTATGGCATTCAGGGCACCGGCCACGGACATATCAGCCGGGCGCGGGAAATTGTGCCACTGCTGGCAGAGAAGGCAGAGCTGGACATCTTAATCAGCGGCACCAACTGCAAAATGACCCTGGATGGGAAAACGGCAATCCGAAAGCAGGGTATCAGCCTCGCCTATAATTCAAAAGGTAGTGTCTCATATCTGAAGACCGCTTTGGGTATTCAGCCCATTCGTTTTTTGCAGGATATCTGGTCGACCGACCCATCACATTATGATCTGGTCATATCCGACTATGAGCCTGTCACTGCGTGGGCATCGCGAACCTGCGGCACACCCTCGATTGCGCTGAGCCATCAGGCTTCATTTCTGTCTGAAAAAAGTCCCAGGCCTTCAAAAAAGTCCGTTTTGGCTGAACAAATATTGAAGAATTTTGCTCCCTGTGACATTCCGATCGGATTTCATTTCAGAAGATACGACTCGTTTATTTTACCACCCGTAATTCGAAGCGAAGTGAAGGAACTGCAGCCTGAAGAGGGAGATCATATTACCGTTTATCTTCCTGCATTCGACCCGGATGAACTTACCGGAATACTTGGCAAAATACGGGAAACCAAATGGCACCTGTTTTCACCCGCTTGTGATAAGCCGTATCAAAACGGAATCGTAAACGTTTTTCCGGTTGGCAATAAACCCTTTCTTGAAAGCCTTGGGAAAAGCCGCGGTGTGATAACAAGCGCCGGTTTTGAAACCTGTGCGGAAGCCATGTACCTGGAAAAGAAGCTGTTTGTAATCCCAATCAGGAATCAGTACGAACAGCTCTGCAATGCTGCATCATTGAAAGAGATGGGTGTAACGGTGGCCGACACTTCTGATAGCGGATTTGTGAGTACGCTGCGGAATTGGCTCCGATCGGCAACATCAGTAGCACTGCCCGAAGCGGCAGATATTCCCGACCTGCGCAATACTCTCTTCGGTTTCGCAGACGCGCCGCCTGTTTCCGGACAGCAGGTCAGATTGGATTCAGTGGCTGCGGATGCAATCTGA